One stretch of Leptospira hartskeerlii DNA includes these proteins:
- a CDS encoding imelysin family protein, producing the protein MRNVQTKIFSILFSMTLFGSLISCEGPGSNNAAAALLGLDIPASATKAEALTRYADLAYESYNQAATDATSLLAALTTFTTTPNETNLTAARNAWVVARSSYLVTEAFRFSNGPIDADPGFCGAPGGSVYSGTDECEGAINAWPLDEVVIDNYINSLSSAPTFADIYAKNGDSTLASGSEGDTEKVVMTGYHAIEYLLWGQDNLSGGDNSTPGQRAATDFSGAGVPSYRRAYILAVTQGVIGHLQQIRDQWDPAVTSGIYRTDTFLASGNTDTSLKNIFDGLTAFMVQEWGGDRLSGVDSELQEDEHSCFSDTTKADFYYDAQGVYNIWTGHYSVKKGVNISTGAGLVNLLSSKNQGSVTSEIESARNTFCINLSNETTDPNYTASCPSGSLSHRYDQVIMHPTDSQHSVLENVGLLINTTLAQNVVRAKNVLGL; encoded by the coding sequence ATGCGGAACGTCCAAACAAAAATATTTTCAATACTGTTCAGTATGACCCTATTCGGTTCCCTGATTTCTTGCGAAGGTCCGGGTAGCAATAATGCTGCTGCAGCGCTTTTAGGTTTGGATATTCCTGCCAGCGCAACTAAGGCAGAAGCACTCACACGTTATGCGGATCTAGCTTATGAATCCTATAACCAAGCGGCGACGGATGCAACAAGCTTACTTGCCGCTCTTACTACCTTCACTACTACTCCAAACGAAACAAATCTGACTGCAGCCAGAAACGCATGGGTTGTAGCGAGATCCAGTTACTTGGTAACGGAAGCATTTCGTTTTAGTAATGGACCGATCGATGCGGATCCTGGCTTCTGCGGAGCTCCGGGAGGTTCCGTTTACTCCGGAACCGACGAATGTGAAGGCGCGATCAATGCGTGGCCTTTGGATGAAGTAGTCATAGACAATTATATCAATAGCTTATCGTCCGCTCCTACTTTTGCGGACATCTATGCTAAAAACGGAGATTCTACCTTGGCTTCCGGTAGCGAAGGTGATACTGAGAAAGTGGTCATGACCGGTTATCATGCGATCGAATATCTTCTTTGGGGACAAGATAATTTAAGCGGTGGAGACAACTCGACTCCTGGACAAAGAGCAGCAACTGATTTTTCAGGGGCCGGAGTGCCTAGTTATAGAAGAGCTTATATTTTGGCGGTTACCCAAGGTGTGATCGGTCATCTGCAGCAAATTAGAGATCAATGGGATCCGGCTGTCACCTCCGGCATTTATAGAACAGATACTTTTTTAGCTTCCGGAAATACGGATACGTCCTTGAAAAATATTTTTGACGGTCTTACCGCATTTATGGTTCAGGAATGGGGAGGAGATCGTTTATCGGGTGTAGATAGCGAACTCCAAGAAGACGAACATTCCTGTTTCAGCGATACTACTAAAGCGGATTTCTATTATGATGCACAAGGTGTTTATAATATCTGGACCGGACATTACAGCGTTAAGAAAGGAGTAAACATCAGCACAGGTGCGGGACTCGTAAATCTTCTGAGTAGCAAAAACCAAGGCTCCGTCACTTCCGAAATTGAAAGCGCAAGAAATACTTTCTGTATCAATCTGAGCAACGAGACTACCGATCCCAACTACACTGCCTCTTGCCCAAGCGGAAGTTTATCGCACCGTTACGATCAAGTGATCATGCATCCGACAGATAGCCAACATAGCGTCTTAGAGAATGTAGGATTATTGATCAATACAACTTTGGCTCAAAACGTAGTTAGGGCAAAGAATGTTTTAGGACTCTAA
- a CDS encoding PP2C family protein-serine/threonine phosphatase codes for MKRSLLLLSTFWFCFSLEAAPIQDGVLQISSQDLAEHSEVIPLNGNWQFIYGEFVSPEKSQAANWDMLSVPHSWQDTKKGDQVLPREGAASFRLSIIFPEEDLKKEIGLMMPDFASAYKLYYNGKLIYSSGTPNLEPSSEIPKIKSVYLPLRVEKTNTEILIQGSNWINNFGGFWQVPKIGTLEAIYREKLITQSRESFLFGGLLLIGLYHTGLFLFRRKEKSAFYFALFTFLLTLRVALIGNRLVLEIFPDFPWESVFRLEFFSFYTAVPIFLMFHRSLFPEDTIPWVPAIAWVIAIAYDITLLFPIGFFTKIVEPFQIVTGIGLLYVLFTVCLGVWRKREDSILFLTGFFAFGITVGIDLLWDKLNLRGINLSPYGLLVFTLSQSLVLSRRIARAFRKSEILSENLRITNSALNILKDNLEVLVREKTSELNHSLERIRKDLLVAQRIQKKLFPENVESYKELKYAVKYLPRDEVGGDFYDIFEVSPGVYRIFLADATGHGVQAALVTMAIKAEYEGIKFGAKDPGFCLDLLDDKFQRKFSSLGTIFSSIIVDIYARENRLVYASAGHPDQILVHSSHLMNLRRTGAIIGLKNKKSYENQELDFSNGDRMFLFSDGVFEQFNSKREAWGESRLRKRISELSEEPIENIPDMVMKDLDLWLEYSQPQDDISLIAIERV; via the coding sequence GTGAAGCGGTCTCTTTTACTTCTTTCCACTTTCTGGTTTTGTTTCTCTTTAGAAGCGGCACCGATCCAAGATGGAGTGTTGCAAATTTCCTCTCAGGATCTTGCTGAACATTCAGAGGTTATTCCATTAAATGGGAACTGGCAATTCATATACGGAGAATTTGTTTCTCCTGAAAAAAGCCAAGCAGCTAACTGGGATATGTTATCCGTTCCCCATTCCTGGCAGGATACTAAAAAAGGAGACCAAGTACTTCCAAGAGAAGGAGCTGCAAGTTTTCGTCTATCCATCATCTTTCCTGAAGAAGATCTGAAAAAAGAGATCGGGTTGATGATGCCTGATTTTGCATCCGCTTATAAATTATATTATAACGGAAAATTGATTTATTCTTCCGGAACTCCGAACTTAGAACCTTCTTCCGAAATTCCTAAAATCAAATCTGTGTATCTACCCTTAAGAGTAGAGAAGACAAATACGGAAATTTTAATCCAAGGCTCCAATTGGATCAATAATTTCGGCGGTTTCTGGCAGGTTCCAAAAATCGGAACATTAGAAGCGATTTACAGAGAAAAGTTGATCACCCAATCCAGAGAATCGTTTTTGTTTGGCGGGCTTCTTTTGATAGGACTATATCATACCGGGCTTTTCCTATTTAGAAGAAAGGAAAAGTCCGCATTCTATTTTGCATTATTTACGTTTTTATTAACTTTGAGAGTTGCATTGATCGGCAACAGGCTTGTCCTAGAAATTTTCCCGGACTTTCCTTGGGAATCCGTTTTTAGATTGGAATTCTTCTCCTTCTATACCGCAGTTCCGATCTTTTTGATGTTCCATCGCTCTTTGTTCCCAGAGGATACAATTCCTTGGGTGCCGGCCATCGCCTGGGTTATAGCGATTGCTTACGATATCACTCTATTATTTCCGATCGGATTTTTCACAAAGATCGTAGAACCATTTCAAATCGTAACCGGAATCGGCCTACTCTATGTCCTGTTCACCGTATGTTTAGGAGTTTGGAGAAAAAGAGAAGACTCCATCTTATTCCTCACAGGATTTTTTGCATTCGGGATCACAGTAGGAATAGATCTACTTTGGGACAAATTAAATCTGAGAGGGATCAATCTTTCTCCTTATGGACTTCTTGTATTCACTCTCTCTCAATCTTTAGTGCTTTCCAGAAGGATAGCAAGAGCATTCAGAAAATCTGAAATACTCAGTGAAAATTTAAGGATCACAAACAGTGCACTGAACATTCTAAAAGACAACTTGGAAGTTCTTGTTCGAGAAAAAACTTCCGAATTAAATCATTCCTTGGAAAGAATACGAAAAGATTTACTCGTTGCCCAAAGAATTCAGAAGAAACTTTTTCCGGAAAATGTAGAATCTTACAAAGAATTAAAATACGCAGTTAAATATCTTCCGAGAGACGAAGTAGGCGGAGACTTCTATGATATTTTCGAAGTTTCTCCCGGAGTGTATCGGATCTTTCTTGCGGATGCCACCGGGCATGGAGTACAAGCTGCGTTAGTCACTATGGCAATCAAGGCGGAATACGAAGGTATCAAATTCGGAGCGAAAGATCCAGGATTCTGCTTAGATCTGTTGGATGATAAGTTCCAAAGAAAATTCTCTTCTTTAGGAACCATATTCTCTTCTATCATCGTAGATATTTATGCGAGAGAAAATAGATTAGTGTACGCATCAGCAGGACATCCCGACCAAATTCTGGTACATTCTTCTCATCTTATGAATTTAAGAAGGACCGGAGCCATCATAGGTTTAAAGAATAAAAAAAGTTACGAAAACCAAGAACTGGATTTTTCCAATGGAGATAGGATGTTCCTTTTTTCGGATGGTGTCTTTGAACAATTCAATTCCAAAAGAGAAGCCTGGGGAGAATCCAGATTGAGAAAACGGATCTCTGAACTTTCGGAAGAACCTATCGAAAATATTCCCGATATGGTAATGAAAGATTTGGATCTATGGTTAGAATATTCACAACCGCAAGATGATATCAGTTTAATTGCGATAGAAAGGGTCTGA
- a CDS encoding glycerophosphodiester phosphodiesterase — MKSFQIKQTFLIFFLMYISCGGEQIRNTPIEGNLDLQGHRGARGLKPENTWPAFEEALSQGMTTIELDTVLTKDQKIIIHHDSESNPALCSKKDGSEIVSKSIYELTLAELKELDCGTKKNPKFPEQISVPGTELLTIQEFFEKVQTWERTGKRKVIPKFNIETKFPNDEQSQVSNEILEAHVSLLIKAIETAKVVDRSTIQSFYLPALSLVKKKNPKIQTSALFSLTYPQGAAMKFGFGGSRRELVLNQTKELKADIISPYFLFVTDEFVSKAHSLGIKVIPWTVNETQEMERLIKAGVDGIITDYPDRLNSVLKKH, encoded by the coding sequence ATGAAATCATTCCAAATCAAACAAACATTCTTAATATTCTTTTTGATGTATATATCTTGTGGCGGAGAACAGATCCGAAATACCCCGATCGAGGGTAATTTGGATCTGCAAGGACATAGAGGAGCTAGAGGTCTAAAACCGGAAAATACTTGGCCGGCATTCGAAGAGGCCCTTTCCCAAGGAATGACCACAATCGAACTGGATACGGTTCTCACCAAAGATCAGAAAATTATAATACACCATGATTCCGAATCTAATCCAGCATTATGTTCTAAAAAAGACGGATCGGAGATCGTTTCCAAATCCATTTATGAACTGACTCTTGCAGAATTAAAAGAATTAGATTGTGGAACTAAAAAGAATCCCAAATTTCCCGAGCAGATCTCCGTCCCGGGAACGGAACTTTTGACCATCCAAGAATTTTTTGAAAAAGTCCAAACCTGGGAACGAACCGGAAAAAGAAAAGTTATCCCTAAATTTAATATAGAAACCAAATTCCCGAATGATGAACAGTCACAAGTCTCTAATGAAATTTTAGAAGCTCACGTAAGTCTTTTGATCAAGGCAATCGAAACTGCTAAAGTTGTAGACCGTTCAACAATCCAATCTTTTTACCTCCCAGCACTTTCCTTAGTGAAGAAAAAAAATCCTAAGATCCAAACTTCTGCGTTATTCTCCCTCACATATCCTCAAGGCGCAGCGATGAAATTCGGATTCGGTGGCTCCAGAAGGGAACTTGTTTTAAATCAAACAAAAGAGTTAAAAGCGGATATTATTTCTCCTTATTTTTTATTCGTAACGGATGAATTCGTTTCAAAAGCTCATTCTTTAGGGATTAAAGTGATTCCTTGGACTGTGAATGAAACTCAAGAAATGGAAAGATTAATTAAAGCTGGCGTGGATGGAATTATTACAGATTATCCGGATCGATTGAATTCTGTTCTTAAAAAACATTAG
- a CDS encoding MIP/aquaporin family protein: MTSPFFGEFLGTFVLILLGDGVVAGVLLEKSKAKDSGWIVITAAWAFAVILGVFTAKAFGSADAHLNPAVTLAFAVQSGEYSKIPIYLPAQFLGAFLGAVAVYLHYLPHWKETKDSGKILAVFSTDPAISNPPSNFISEFLGTFLLIIGLHSIFSPQIADVTTPIGVGYVGVLVWVIGLSMGGTTGYAINPARDLGPRLAHYILPIANKGNSGWKYAWLPILAPLAGGAVAGIFLKSIL; the protein is encoded by the coding sequence ATGACGTCCCCTTTTTTTGGAGAATTTTTAGGCACGTTTGTGCTAATACTTTTAGGAGACGGAGTAGTAGCCGGAGTTTTATTAGAAAAATCTAAAGCAAAAGATTCCGGCTGGATCGTGATCACTGCCGCCTGGGCATTCGCGGTCATCTTAGGAGTTTTCACGGCCAAAGCATTTGGAAGTGCGGATGCCCACTTAAACCCTGCAGTTACTTTGGCATTTGCAGTTCAATCGGGAGAATATTCTAAAATTCCAATATACCTTCCTGCACAATTCCTGGGGGCGTTCTTAGGTGCCGTGGCTGTATATCTACATTATCTTCCTCATTGGAAAGAGACCAAAGATTCAGGAAAAATTTTAGCTGTATTCTCTACCGACCCTGCGATCTCTAATCCTCCTTCTAACTTTATCAGCGAGTTTTTAGGTACCTTCTTATTGATCATAGGACTCCATTCAATATTCTCCCCGCAGATTGCCGATGTAACCACGCCGATCGGTGTAGGCTATGTGGGAGTTCTGGTCTGGGTGATCGGACTTTCTATGGGCGGAACCACGGGATATGCGATCAATCCTGCGAGAGATTTAGGACCTAGATTGGCACATTATATTCTTCCTATCGCAAACAAAGGAAACTCAGGATGGAAATATGCATGGCTTCCAATTCTTGCTCCTTTAGCGGGCGGAGCAGTTGCTGGAATATTCTTAAAATCTATATTATAA
- a CDS encoding SDR family NAD(P)-dependent oxidoreductase yields MKALVTGASEGIGREFAKQLAAKGYKITAVARNEVRLKQLIDELGKGHTFIVADLSDPKSTAKIQKELENNHYDLLINNAGFGVYGPFDKADLPRLQAMTRLNIDSLVSLSYSFLKNSQSGDSLMNISSTLGLVPMPSSGVYSATKAFVTSFSESLWYEQRKRGVYVMGLCPGVTVSNFFERAGGDPKDFPKAIAQSAETLVEYALAALKKRSSPTVVSGLPNKVLVKVSKLIGRKATVKLMGKMR; encoded by the coding sequence ATGAAAGCTTTAGTCACTGGAGCGAGCGAAGGGATCGGAAGAGAATTCGCCAAACAACTTGCGGCAAAAGGTTATAAGATCACTGCAGTCGCAAGAAACGAAGTAAGACTCAAACAACTAATAGATGAGCTCGGAAAAGGCCATACATTTATCGTCGCAGACTTATCTGATCCGAAATCAACTGCAAAGATCCAAAAAGAATTAGAAAACAACCATTACGATTTATTAATAAATAATGCAGGTTTCGGGGTATACGGACCGTTTGATAAAGCAGATCTACCTAGATTACAAGCGATGACACGTCTTAATATTGATTCCCTTGTTTCTTTGTCCTATTCCTTTCTAAAAAATTCCCAGTCAGGAGATTCCTTGATGAATATCTCTTCTACTCTGGGCCTTGTTCCTATGCCTTCTTCCGGTGTGTATTCTGCGACTAAGGCATTCGTAACTTCCTTCAGTGAATCTTTATGGTATGAGCAGAGAAAAAGAGGTGTCTACGTTATGGGACTTTGCCCCGGTGTGACGGTTTCTAACTTTTTCGAAAGAGCAGGAGGAGATCCTAAAGATTTCCCGAAAGCAATCGCTCAATCAGCAGAGACATTGGTAGAATATGCTTTGGCAGCTTTGAAAAAAAGAAGCTCGCCTACTGTGGTATCAGGACTTCCGAATAAAGTTTTAGTAAAGGTTTCTAAGCTGATCGGCAGAAAGGCTACAGTTAAATTGATGGGAAAAATGAGGTAA
- a CDS encoding MarR family winged helix-turn-helix transcriptional regulator — MTDSKNLSTVSILFHQTIADRLGLHITDHKCVDFLFTQGPQTAGEISKSMGLSTGAVTSLIDRLEKKGLVERKNDPNDRRKVRIFLTQDMAAMQKIGGLFEGLAKSVWEHLSAYTAEELKVILDYTRKSIRIMEEEREKLLQNRPDV; from the coding sequence ATGACCGATTCCAAAAACCTGAGCACCGTATCCATTTTATTTCACCAGACCATCGCGGATCGGCTTGGGTTGCACATTACAGATCACAAATGTGTGGATTTTCTATTTACACAGGGGCCCCAAACCGCGGGGGAAATCTCTAAGAGTATGGGACTCAGCACAGGAGCAGTAACTTCTCTCATTGATCGTTTGGAGAAGAAGGGACTAGTTGAACGCAAGAATGATCCGAATGATAGGAGAAAGGTGAGAATTTTTCTGACCCAGGATATGGCCGCTATGCAAAAAATAGGAGGTCTATTCGAAGGTTTAGCAAAATCCGTTTGGGAACATCTTTCAGCTTATACTGCCGAAGAACTAAAGGTCATTTTAGATTATACCCGCAAATCGATCCGGATCATGGAAGAAGAAAGAGAAAAACTTCTGCAGAACCGACCGGACGTATAA
- a CDS encoding ricin-type beta-trefoil lectin domain protein, which produces MKTSKVFSSRIVAAAFICAVSLVGAGCKDSSSNYDSLLFLVQANGKSGGSLPADINYKAEYLTPPPLDQPSGIPFEGGGTKGKDGRSPRPVYAPKLQIDPQAWMSSGYQSRSNTQLRNICIPGTHDSGTYGIQGIDENISQTQEYNVGEQLSLGYRYFDLRIKKIDGTFKIHHGSSVSVSAQEVFQHISSFVNNRKKEVVFVHIQNVDSMSDAEHYELKDQLVLPYLGSRMAPRNLGNSVNFGQLWDLDKNVILIWGGGNYADLSQLYWNQGQTMKSDWQNTGNESDLISALRDRIKDDRGGKFYVAQMILTPTAAQIIFPPYWGSIEDLTNDKLDHASFVYDLDREAKKSGQRLNIAMVDFAGPRFSQYAFEACMDVNDLEPRYFTLKSKQSNLCLDVSNSGTENGTRVQVWNCNNTNAQKWFYEHSTSHLRSKLNNDKCLDNGAENWNGGKIVLWDCRDNIDNMRFDFYDDSMRVRQNESIAVDANGSTSGSLVSQWTWHGGNNQRWEKNYETPYFALINQASDRCLDISNSSTANGARIQVYNCNGTNAQKWYYDAGNGFLRSKLDPNKCMDNGGEARNGGKIALWDCKDMNNMRFDFVGDSIRNRINSLYAVDANGTSNGSLVSQWEFKNTSNQLWKKSY; this is translated from the coding sequence ATGAAAACTTCCAAGGTATTTTCCTCCCGGATCGTCGCAGCCGCATTTATTTGTGCTGTGTCTCTGGTTGGAGCAGGATGTAAAGATTCCTCCTCGAACTACGATTCTTTGTTATTTTTAGTCCAAGCCAACGGTAAATCCGGTGGCTCTCTTCCTGCAGACATAAATTATAAGGCAGAATATCTAACTCCTCCTCCTTTGGACCAACCAAGCGGAATTCCTTTCGAGGGTGGGGGCACCAAGGGAAAAGATGGAAGAAGTCCACGACCAGTATATGCTCCAAAATTACAGATAGATCCGCAGGCTTGGATGAGCAGCGGATACCAATCCAGATCCAATACTCAGCTTAGAAACATTTGTATTCCTGGGACTCATGACTCCGGAACTTACGGGATCCAAGGAATCGACGAGAATATCTCACAAACGCAAGAATACAATGTGGGAGAACAATTATCTCTAGGGTATCGATACTTTGATCTTAGGATCAAAAAGATAGACGGAACGTTCAAGATCCACCATGGATCCAGCGTTTCTGTTTCCGCACAGGAAGTGTTCCAACATATCTCTAGCTTCGTGAATAATCGCAAGAAAGAGGTCGTATTCGTTCATATCCAGAACGTGGATAGCATGAGCGATGCGGAACATTACGAACTAAAAGACCAACTGGTTCTTCCTTATTTAGGTTCCAGAATGGCGCCTCGTAATTTAGGGAATTCAGTTAACTTCGGTCAACTTTGGGATCTAGACAAGAACGTAATCCTGATCTGGGGTGGCGGAAATTACGCAGACTTATCTCAATTGTATTGGAACCAAGGCCAAACAATGAAGAGCGATTGGCAGAATACCGGAAATGAATCCGATCTAATCAGTGCGCTTAGAGATCGCATCAAAGACGATCGAGGTGGAAAATTTTACGTAGCTCAAATGATCTTAACTCCAACTGCCGCTCAGATCATTTTCCCACCGTACTGGGGAAGTATAGAAGATCTTACCAATGATAAATTGGATCATGCAAGTTTTGTTTATGACTTAGATAGAGAAGCTAAAAAATCCGGACAACGTTTGAATATCGCGATGGTGGATTTTGCCGGTCCTCGTTTCTCTCAATATGCATTCGAAGCATGCATGGATGTGAATGACCTGGAGCCAAGATACTTCACTTTAAAAAGTAAACAATCCAATCTGTGTTTGGATGTAAGTAACAGTGGAACCGAAAACGGTACTCGTGTCCAAGTTTGGAACTGTAACAATACTAATGCTCAGAAATGGTTCTATGAACATTCCACAAGTCATCTAAGAAGCAAATTGAATAATGACAAGTGTTTGGATAACGGAGCAGAGAATTGGAACGGAGGTAAGATAGTACTCTGGGATTGTAGAGATAATATAGATAATATGAGATTCGATTTTTACGATGACTCTATGCGAGTCAGACAAAATGAATCTATCGCTGTAGATGCTAACGGTTCTACCAGCGGCTCTTTAGTAAGCCAATGGACTTGGCACGGTGGAAATAACCAACGTTGGGAGAAAAATTATGAAACCCCTTACTTCGCTCTGATCAACCAAGCCTCTGACAGATGTTTAGATATAAGCAACAGTAGTACTGCAAACGGTGCAAGAATCCAAGTTTACAACTGTAACGGGACAAACGCGCAAAAATGGTATTACGATGCAGGCAACGGTTTTCTTAGAAGCAAGCTGGATCCAAATAAATGTATGGATAACGGTGGAGAAGCTCGTAACGGTGGAAAGATCGCTCTCTGGGATTGTAAAGACATGAACAATATGAGATTCGATTTTGTAGGAGATAGTATCCGCAACCGAATCAACTCATTGTATGCCGTAGATGCCAATGGAACTTCCAACGGATCCTTAGTGAGCCAATGGGAATTCAAAAATACTAGCAACCAACTTTGGAAAAAATCATATTAA
- a CDS encoding DUF4442 domain-containing protein — protein MKLYSSDKKESLSTWWLRFRLNHWPCLWCTGGKIQFISSDLRELHVSLKKNLRTLNRVGTIYGGSIYSSVDPYYMLMMMWILGPDYVVWDKAAKVKFVRPILDKVKIRFLITEELIEKTKQDILEKGEIVFDLPAKYEDEEGTVYATFEKTIYAASKEFYEKKLASKNMTSAFKPSKRS, from the coding sequence ATGAAATTATACTCTAGCGATAAAAAAGAATCTCTATCAACTTGGTGGTTGCGTTTTCGTTTAAACCATTGGCCTTGTTTGTGGTGTACAGGAGGAAAGATACAATTTATTTCCTCAGACTTAAGAGAACTTCATGTAAGTTTAAAGAAAAATCTCCGTACGTTAAATAGAGTCGGAACAATTTATGGGGGAAGTATCTATAGTTCTGTAGATCCGTACTATATGTTGATGATGATGTGGATACTCGGACCGGACTATGTGGTCTGGGACAAGGCTGCGAAAGTAAAATTCGTCAGACCGATCCTTGATAAAGTAAAGATCCGATTTTTGATCACAGAAGAATTGATCGAAAAAACAAAACAAGATATATTAGAAAAAGGTGAAATCGTTTTCGATCTTCCTGCAAAGTACGAAGATGAAGAAGGAACGGTGTATGCCACTTTCGAAAAAACGATCTACGCTGCATCCAAGGAATTTTACGAGAAGAAGTTAGCTTCTAAAAATATGACCTCAGCGTTTAAGCCCAGTAAAAGAAGTTAA
- a CDS encoding GGDEF domain-containing protein, with protein sequence MSSSPKNYWIRNLNFLENQEDAILIADNKGKLLDSNVQAKELGLVPEKNDLKHSSWYPKLLKVDSKDHSHLTLHLSSGKRRFICRTIPILVDEKEPAKAFYFRDITERSFTEAKAKRYETLFRRRENKIKELEIRDQLTGLFNREYTIESFQAELYRAERSGSTVGVVYLHIDGLKEINEIFGNTEGDLLLKEMGRILLENSRRSDISSRIGGEKFLLLLPGAHKNIVLERAEKIKRLFSESCSNGIWGEVKITVSLGVAMYPEDGSTYDVLLQKVQTGNY encoded by the coding sequence ATGTCTTCTTCTCCTAAAAACTATTGGATCCGAAACCTGAACTTTCTGGAAAATCAGGAAGATGCGATACTCATCGCCGATAATAAGGGAAAACTTTTGGATTCGAATGTTCAGGCAAAAGAGCTTGGACTTGTCCCGGAAAAGAACGATCTAAAACATTCTTCTTGGTATCCAAAACTATTAAAAGTAGATTCAAAAGATCATTCTCATCTTACCTTACATCTTTCTTCCGGCAAAAGGAGATTCATTTGTCGAACAATCCCGATCCTAGTGGATGAAAAAGAACCTGCGAAGGCATTCTATTTTAGGGATATTACAGAAAGATCTTTCACGGAAGCAAAGGCAAAAAGATACGAGACCCTTTTTAGAAGAAGAGAAAATAAAATTAAAGAATTAGAAATTCGAGATCAACTCACTGGACTTTTTAATAGAGAATATACGATCGAATCCTTCCAGGCAGAACTTTATAGAGCGGAAAGAAGTGGCTCCACTGTCGGTGTGGTTTATTTGCATATTGATGGATTAAAAGAGATCAACGAAATATTCGGAAACACCGAAGGCGACCTTCTTCTGAAAGAAATGGGCAGGATACTTTTGGAAAATTCCAGAAGGAGCGATATCTCATCCAGAATAGGAGGCGAAAAATTCTTACTTCTTCTTCCGGGTGCACATAAGAATATAGTCTTGGAAAGAGCGGAAAAGATCAAAAGATTATTTTCGGAATCCTGCTCTAACGGTATTTGGGGAGAAGTAAAAATTACCGTTTCCTTAGGAGTCGCAATGTATCCGGAAGACGGTTCTACATACGATGTTCTTCTTCAAAAAGTCCAAACAGGAAATTATTAG
- a CDS encoding helix-turn-helix transcriptional regulator, with product MRADRLLNILLHLQAKGRTTAKELSKKLEISERTVHRDMEALSAAGIPIYAERGIGGGWSLSEGYRTNLTGFKKEEVISLLLVHSSRVLEDLGKKKDFDSAFVKLMASLPPAFRKDAETARQRIHIDGLGWGRAIRELPLLPILQDAVWEEKKVKIIYEKEGGKPEPRTIEPYGLVAKDTIWYVVAKRGKEMRVYRISRIKEAAITTERFERPKKFDLSKYWEEWIKEFKSRVPKYLIKVKVTDTTAEHIKNIPYMKCLSHKQMAKGFTEMVIDMETKEWALGSMLQYCDTAFVLEPLELQEAIRHKAKQILKIYE from the coding sequence ATGAGAGCTGATAGGCTTCTAAATATTCTTCTGCATCTACAGGCAAAAGGAAGGACCACTGCAAAGGAACTTTCCAAAAAACTAGAAATTTCGGAACGAACAGTTCATAGGGATATGGAAGCACTTTCTGCGGCCGGTATTCCCATCTACGCAGAACGAGGGATCGGTGGAGGTTGGAGTTTAAGCGAGGGTTATAGGACAAACCTTACCGGTTTTAAAAAAGAAGAAGTGATCTCCTTATTGTTAGTTCATTCTTCTAGGGTCTTGGAGGATTTAGGAAAGAAGAAGGATTTCGATTCTGCTTTCGTCAAACTAATGGCCTCTCTTCCTCCCGCTTTTAGAAAGGATGCGGAAACTGCAAGGCAAAGAATTCATATAGATGGCCTCGGTTGGGGTCGCGCAATCAGAGAACTTCCGCTTCTTCCAATACTACAAGACGCGGTTTGGGAAGAAAAAAAAGTAAAGATCATCTACGAGAAAGAAGGTGGAAAGCCTGAACCAAGAACAATAGAACCTTACGGACTTGTGGCAAAGGATACGATCTGGTACGTGGTCGCGAAACGCGGAAAAGAAATGAGAGTCTATCGTATCTCTCGCATTAAAGAAGCAGCGATTACAACGGAAAGGTTCGAAAGACCAAAAAAATTCGATCTGAGCAAATATTGGGAAGAATGGATCAAAGAATTCAAATCTCGAGTTCCCAAATACCTGATCAAAGTTAAGGTAACTGATACCACCGCAGAACATATCAAAAATATTCCTTATATGAAATGCCTAAGCCATAAACAGATGGCAAAAGGTTTTACTGAAATGGTAATCGATATGGAAACTAAGGAATGGGCGTTAGGCAGTATGCTTCAATACTGTGACACTGCTTTTGTTTTGGAACCTTTAGAATTACAGGAAGCGATTCGACATAAGGCCAAACAAATCCTAAAAATTTACGAATAA